From Pseudomonas poae, the proteins below share one genomic window:
- the mnmA gene encoding tRNA 2-thiouridine(34) synthase MnmA yields MRDPAPSDTQKKRVIVGMSGGVDSSVSAVLLMEQGYEVEGLFMKNWEEDDGTEYCTAMDDLADAQAVCDRIGIKLHTANFAAEYWDNVFEHFLAEYKAGRTPNPDILCNREIKFKAFLDYAMMLGADLIATGHYVRRRDIDGRTELLKGLDPNKDQSYFLHAVGGEQIAKTLFPVGELEKPEVRKIAEKHGLATAKKKDSTGICFIGERRFSDFLKQYLPAQPGEIKTTEGDVIGRHHGLMYHTIGQRQGLGIGGLKDAGEEPWYVLVKDLEHNVLIVGQGNEHPLLFSGALLASEIYWVNPIDLSTPRRLTAKVRYRQSDQPCTLEKTASGYRATFDDPQRAVTPGQSVVFYDGEICLGGGVIEVAEPWSNPA; encoded by the coding sequence ATGCGTGATCCAGCCCCTTCTGACACACAAAAGAAGCGCGTCATCGTCGGCATGTCCGGCGGCGTGGATTCTTCCGTTTCCGCCGTTCTGCTCATGGAGCAGGGTTATGAGGTGGAAGGCCTGTTCATGAAGAACTGGGAAGAAGACGATGGAACGGAATATTGCACCGCCATGGACGACCTGGCGGACGCCCAGGCCGTGTGCGACAGGATCGGCATCAAGCTGCACACCGCCAACTTTGCCGCCGAGTACTGGGACAATGTGTTCGAGCACTTCCTGGCCGAATACAAGGCCGGTCGCACGCCGAACCCGGACATCCTGTGCAACCGCGAAATCAAGTTCAAGGCGTTCCTCGACTACGCCATGATGCTCGGCGCCGACCTGATCGCCACTGGCCACTACGTGCGCCGCCGCGATATCGATGGCCGCACCGAACTGCTCAAGGGCCTGGACCCGAACAAGGACCAGAGCTACTTCCTGCACGCCGTCGGCGGTGAACAGATCGCCAAGACCCTGTTCCCGGTGGGCGAGCTGGAAAAACCCGAAGTGCGCAAGATTGCCGAGAAACACGGCCTGGCCACCGCCAAGAAGAAGGATTCCACCGGGATCTGCTTTATCGGCGAGCGCCGCTTCAGCGATTTCCTCAAGCAGTACCTGCCGGCGCAACCGGGTGAAATCAAAACCACCGAAGGTGACGTGATCGGTCGCCACCACGGCTTGATGTACCACACCATCGGCCAACGCCAGGGCCTGGGCATCGGCGGCTTGAAAGACGCCGGTGAGGAGCCGTGGTACGTGCTGGTCAAAGACCTCGAACACAACGTGCTGATCGTCGGCCAGGGCAATGAACACCCACTGCTGTTCTCCGGCGCGCTGCTGGCTTCCGAGATCTATTGGGTCAACCCGATCGACCTGAGCACCCCACGCCGCCTGACCGCCAAAGTGCGTTATCGCCAGAGCGACCAGCCCTGCACCCTGGAAAAAACCGCCAGCGGCTACCGCGCCACCTTCGACGACCCGCAGCGCGCCGTCACCCCCGGCCAGTCCGTGGTGTTCTATGACGGTGAGATTTGCCTGGGAGGCGGCGTGATTGAAGTTGCCGAGCCCTGGAGCAACCCGGCATGA
- a CDS encoding NUDIX hydrolase: MTWQPHITVATIVEDNGKFLMVEELKGGRAVLNQPAGHLDPHETLTEAAVRETLEETGWDVEPTGIVGIYLYTAPSNGVTYQRVCFIAKALKHHPDYQLDEGILRARWLTRDELMAVRDDWRSELIIRCIDDYLAGQRHSLELIRPSL, translated from the coding sequence ATGACCTGGCAACCCCACATCACCGTCGCCACCATCGTCGAAGACAACGGCAAGTTCCTGATGGTCGAAGAACTCAAGGGCGGCCGCGCCGTGCTCAATCAGCCCGCCGGCCACCTCGACCCACATGAAACCCTGACCGAGGCCGCCGTGCGCGAAACCCTCGAGGAAACCGGCTGGGACGTCGAGCCCACGGGCATTGTCGGCATCTACCTGTACACCGCCCCCAGCAATGGCGTGACCTATCAGCGCGTCTGCTTCATTGCCAAGGCGCTGAAACACCATCCGGACTATCAACTCGACGAAGGCATCCTGCGCGCCCGCTGGCTGACCCGCGACGAGCTGATGGCCGTGCGCGACGACTGGCGCAGCGAGCTGATCATCCGCTGTATCGATGATTATCTGGCCGGCCAGCGTCACAGTCTGGAATTGATCCGCCCTTCTCTTTAG
- a CDS encoding NADP-dependent isocitrate dehydrogenase — MPTRSKIIYTFTDEAPALATYSLLPIVEAFTASADIAVETRDISLAGRILASFPEQLGAKAIPDHLAELGDLAVTPEANIIKLPNISASTPQLQAAIKELQAQGYALPDYPETVTTDAEKETRARYDKVKGSAVNPVLREGNSDRRAPLSVKNYARKHPHKMGAWAADSKSHIAHMTSGDFYGSEKAVQIEAADAVKIELIAKDGSATVLKEKTSVQAGEIIDTAVLSKNALRSFIAAEIEDAKKQGVLLSVHLKATMMKVSDPIMFGQIVAEFYKDALAKHATVLEQIGFNLNNGIGDLYARIKALPAEQQAQIEADIQAVYAARPSLAMVNSDKGITNLHVPSDVIVDASMPAMIRDSGKMWGTDGQLHDTKAVIPDRCYATIYQAVIEDCKANGAFDPTTMGSVPNVGLMAKKAEEYGSHDKTFQIKADGVVRVTDSKGTLLMEQAVEAGDIFRMCQTKDAPIQDWVKLAVNRARASNTPAIFWLDPKRAHDGVVVEKVQAYLKDHNTEGLDIRIMSPVDAMKFTLERTRKGLDTISVTGNVLRDYLTDLFPIMELGTSAKMLSIVPLMNGGGLFETGAGGSAPKHVQQLLEENFLRWDSLGEFLALAASLEHLGVTYNNPKALVLSKTLDQATGQFLDNNKSPSRKVGNIDNRGSHFYLALYWAQALAAQTEDTALQAQFGELAKTLSDNEATIVAELNAVQGKPVDIGGYYAPNPELTSNAMRPSNTLNAAIAKLK; from the coding sequence ATGCCCACCCGCTCGAAGATCATCTACACCTTCACCGACGAAGCCCCAGCCCTCGCCACCTATTCACTGCTGCCTATCGTAGAGGCCTTCACCGCTTCCGCTGATATTGCCGTGGAAACCCGCGACATCTCCCTCGCAGGGCGCATCCTCGCAAGCTTCCCCGAGCAACTGGGCGCCAAGGCCATCCCGGACCACCTCGCCGAACTGGGCGACCTGGCCGTTACGCCTGAAGCCAACATCATCAAACTGCCTAACATCAGTGCCTCGACCCCGCAGCTGCAAGCCGCGATCAAGGAACTGCAGGCCCAGGGCTATGCCCTGCCGGACTATCCGGAAACCGTAACCACCGACGCGGAAAAAGAAACCCGTGCACGTTACGACAAGGTCAAGGGCAGCGCCGTAAACCCGGTACTGCGCGAAGGCAACTCCGACCGCCGCGCACCGCTGTCGGTCAAGAACTATGCGCGCAAGCACCCGCACAAAATGGGCGCGTGGGCGGCCGACTCCAAGTCGCACATTGCCCACATGACCAGCGGCGACTTCTACGGCAGCGAAAAAGCCGTTCAGATCGAAGCAGCCGATGCTGTCAAAATCGAGCTGATCGCCAAAGACGGCTCCGCGACCGTCCTGAAAGAAAAGACCTCGGTTCAAGCCGGCGAGATCATCGATACCGCCGTGCTGAGCAAGAACGCCCTGCGCAGCTTCATCGCCGCTGAAATCGAAGACGCCAAGAAGCAAGGCGTACTGCTGTCGGTTCACCTGAAAGCCACCATGATGAAGGTCTCCGACCCGATCATGTTCGGCCAGATCGTTGCCGAGTTCTACAAAGACGCCCTGGCCAAGCACGCTACCGTGCTGGAACAGATCGGCTTCAACCTGAACAACGGCATCGGCGACCTGTACGCTCGCATCAAGGCCCTGCCGGCCGAGCAACAAGCGCAGATCGAAGCTGACATTCAGGCGGTCTACGCCGCTCGCCCTTCCCTGGCGATGGTCAACTCCGACAAAGGCATCACCAACCTGCACGTGCCGAGCGACGTGATCGTCGACGCCTCGATGCCGGCCATGATCCGTGACTCCGGCAAAATGTGGGGCACCGACGGCCAGTTGCACGACACCAAGGCTGTAATCCCGGATCGCTGCTACGCCACCATCTACCAGGCGGTCATCGAAGACTGCAAGGCCAATGGCGCTTTCGACCCAACCACCATGGGCAGCGTGCCAAACGTTGGCCTGATGGCGAAGAAAGCCGAAGAGTACGGTTCCCACGACAAGACCTTCCAGATCAAGGCTGACGGCGTAGTCCGCGTCACCGACAGCAAGGGCACCCTGCTGATGGAACAGGCTGTTGAAGCCGGCGACATCTTCCGCATGTGCCAGACCAAAGACGCGCCGATCCAGGACTGGGTCAAACTGGCCGTCAACCGCGCCCGCGCCAGCAACACCCCGGCCATCTTCTGGCTGGACCCCAAGCGTGCGCACGATGGCGTCGTGGTCGAGAAAGTTCAGGCTTACCTGAAAGACCACAACACCGAAGGCCTGGACATCCGCATCATGTCGCCGGTCGACGCGATGAAGTTCACCCTGGAGCGCACCCGCAAGGGCCTGGACACCATCTCGGTGACCGGCAACGTACTGCGCGACTACCTGACCGACCTGTTCCCGATCATGGAACTGGGCACCAGCGCCAAGATGCTGTCGATCGTGCCGCTGATGAACGGCGGTGGCCTGTTCGAAACCGGCGCCGGCGGTTCGGCTCCGAAACACGTGCAGCAGCTGCTGGAAGAAAACTTCCTGCGCTGGGATTCCCTGGGCGAGTTCCTGGCCCTGGCCGCATCCCTTGAGCACTTGGGTGTTACCTACAACAACCCGAAAGCGCTGGTACTGTCCAAGACCCTGGACCAGGCCACCGGCCAGTTCCTCGACAACAACAAGTCGCCATCGCGTAAAGTCGGCAACATCGACAACCGCGGCAGCCACTTCTACCTGGCGCTGTACTGGGCTCAAGCCCTGGCCGCCCAGACCGAAGACACTGCCCTGCAAGCGCAGTTCGGCGAACTGGCCAAAACCCTGAGCGACAACGAGGCAACCATCGTTGCCGAGCTGAATGCCGTACAGGGCAAGCCAGTGGACATCGGCGGCTACTACGCGCCGAACCCGGAGCTGACCAGCAACGCCATGCGCCCAAGCAACACCCTCAACGCGGCCATTGCCAAGTTGAAGTAA
- the icd gene encoding NADP-dependent isocitrate dehydrogenase: MGYKKIQVPAVGDKITVNADHSLNVPDQPIIPYIEGDGIGVDISPVMIKVVDAAVEKAYGGKRKISWMEVYAGEKATQVYDQDTWLPQETLDAVKDYVVSIKGPLTTPVGGGIRSLNVALRQQLDLYVCLRPVRWFEGVPSPVKKPGDVDMTIFRENSEDIYAGIEWKAGSPEAIKVIKFLKEEMGVTKIRFDQDCGIGVKPVSREGTKRLARKALQYVVDNDRDSLTIVHKGNIMKFTEGAFKEWAYEVAAEEFGATLLDGGPWMQFKNPKTGKNVVVKDAIADAMLQQILLRPAEYDVIATLNLNGDYLSDALAAEVGGIGIAPGANLSDTVAMFEATHGTAPKYAGKDQVNPGSLILSAEMMLRHMGWLEAADLIIKGTNGAISAKTVTYDFERLMDGAKLVSSSGFGDALISHM, translated from the coding sequence ATGGGATACAAGAAGATTCAGGTTCCGGCAGTCGGCGACAAAATCACCGTCAATGCAGACCATTCTCTCAATGTTCCTGATCAACCGATCATCCCTTACATCGAAGGTGACGGTATTGGCGTCGACATCAGCCCGGTGATGATCAAGGTAGTCGACGCAGCTGTTGAAAAGGCCTACGGCGGCAAGCGCAAAATCTCCTGGATGGAGGTTTACGCTGGCGAAAAGGCCACTCAAGTCTACGACCAGGACACCTGGCTGCCCCAGGAGACCCTGGATGCGGTCAAAGATTACGTAGTGTCCATCAAAGGCCCGCTGACCACCCCGGTTGGCGGCGGCATCCGTTCGCTGAACGTGGCCCTGCGTCAGCAACTCGATCTGTATGTGTGTCTGCGCCCGGTGCGCTGGTTCGAAGGCGTGCCCAGCCCGGTCAAGAAGCCCGGCGACGTCGACATGACGATCTTCCGTGAAAACTCCGAAGATATTTACGCCGGGATCGAGTGGAAAGCCGGTTCGCCGGAAGCGATCAAGGTGATCAAGTTTCTCAAGGAGGAAATGGGGGTTACCAAAATCCGTTTCGACCAGGATTGCGGGATTGGCGTGAAGCCGGTTTCCAGGGAAGGCACCAAGCGCCTGGCGCGTAAAGCCCTGCAGTATGTAGTGGATAACGACCGCGACTCGCTGACCATCGTGCACAAAGGCAACATCATGAAGTTCACCGAAGGTGCCTTCAAGGAATGGGCCTACGAAGTGGCGGCTGAAGAGTTTGGCGCGACCCTGCTCGACGGCGGCCCGTGGATGCAGTTCAAGAATCCGAAGACCGGCAAGAATGTAGTGGTCAAGGACGCCATTGCCGATGCGATGCTTCAGCAGATCCTGCTACGTCCGGCCGAGTATGACGTGATCGCCACCCTCAACCTCAATGGTGACTACCTGTCCGACGCCCTGGCGGCGGAAGTGGGCGGTATTGGGATTGCGCCGGGTGCCAACCTGTCCGACACCGTGGCCATGTTCGAGGCCACACACGGGACGGCGCCGAAATATGCGGGCAAGGACCAGGTTAATCCGGGCTCATTGATCCTGTCGGCGGAAATGATGCTGCGCCACATGGGCTGGCTCGAAGCGGCGGACCTGATCATCAAAGGGACCAATGGTGCAATTTCGGCCAAGACTGTGACCTATGACTTCGAGCGTCTGATGGACGGTGCGAAGTTGGTGTCGTCGTCGGGCTTTGGTGATGCGCTGATTTCGCATATGTAG
- the clpS gene encoding ATP-dependent Clp protease adapter ClpS: MHAISQIRLTFNQDRPDHEHDDDGSAGIAVQEAKPALQAPPMYKVVLFNDDYTPMDFVVEVLEVFFNLNRELATKVMLAVHTEGRAVCGVFTRDIAETKAMQVNQYARESQHPLLCEIEKDG, from the coding sequence ATGCATGCAATCAGCCAGATTCGACTAACATTCAATCAGGATCGACCGGATCACGAGCACGATGACGACGGTTCTGCAGGCATTGCTGTTCAGGAGGCCAAGCCTGCTTTACAGGCGCCGCCGATGTACAAGGTGGTTTTGTTCAACGATGACTACACACCGATGGATTTCGTGGTCGAAGTACTCGAGGTGTTTTTTAACCTGAACCGCGAGTTGGCGACCAAGGTAATGCTGGCCGTTCACACAGAAGGACGGGCAGTATGTGGAGTGTTTACCCGCGACATCGCCGAGACAAAGGCCATGCAGGTCAACCAGTACGCCAGGGAAAGCCAGCATCCGCTACTCTGTGAAATCGAGAAGGACGGTTAA
- the clpA gene encoding ATP-dependent Clp protease ATP-binding subunit ClpA, with product MLNRELEVTLNLAFKEARSKRHEFMTVEHLLLALLDNEAAATVLRACGANLDKLKHDLQEFIDSTTPLIPVHDEDRETQPTLGFQRVLQRAVFHVQSSGKREVTGANVLVAIFSEQESQAVFLLKQQSVARIDVVNYIAHGISKVPGHGDHSEGEQDMQDDEGGESSSSGNPLDAYASNLNELARQGRIDPLVGRELEVERVAQILARRRKNNPLLVGEAGVGKTAIAEGLAKRIVDNQVPDLLANSVVYSLDLGALLAGTKYRGDFEKRFKALLGELKKRPQAILFIDEIHTIIGAGAASGGVMDASNLLKPLLSSGDIRCIGSTTFQEFRGIFEKDRALARRFQKVDVSEPSVEDTIGILRGLKGRFEAHHGIEYTDEALRAAAELASRYINDRHMPDKAIDVIDEAGAYQRLQPVEKRVKRIDVPQVEDIVAKIARIPPKHVTSSDKELLRNLERDLKLTVFGQDAAIDSLSTAIKLSRAGLKSPDKPVGSFLFAGPTGVGKTEAARQLAKAMGIELVRFDMSEYMERHTVSRLIGAPPGYVGFDQGGLLTEAITKQPHCVLLLDEIEKAHPEVFNLLLQVMDHGTLTDNNGRKADFRNVIVIMTTNAGAETAARASIGFSHQDHSSDAMEVIKKSFTPEFRNRLDTIIQFGRLSHEVIKSVVDKFLTELQAQLEDKRVQLEVTDAARSWLAEGGYDAAMGARPMARLIQDKIKRPLAEEILFGELSDHGGVVHIDLKDGELTFDFETTAEMA from the coding sequence ATGTTAAACCGCGAGCTCGAAGTCACCCTCAATCTTGCCTTCAAGGAGGCTCGTTCGAAGCGTCATGAATTCATGACCGTCGAACACCTGCTGCTGGCACTTTTGGATAACGAAGCTGCCGCTACCGTTTTACGTGCGTGCGGCGCCAACCTCGACAAACTCAAGCATGATCTGCAGGAGTTTATCGACTCCACCACGCCACTGATCCCCGTGCATGACGAGGACCGTGAAACCCAGCCAACCCTGGGCTTCCAGCGGGTATTGCAGCGTGCTGTTTTCCACGTTCAGAGCTCCGGTAAGCGTGAAGTCACAGGCGCCAATGTGCTTGTGGCGATTTTCAGCGAACAGGAAAGCCAGGCAGTGTTCCTGCTCAAGCAGCAGAGCGTTGCCCGTATTGATGTCGTCAACTACATCGCCCACGGTATCTCCAAGGTGCCCGGGCACGGCGATCATTCCGAGGGTGAGCAGGATATGCAGGACGACGAGGGCGGTGAGTCTTCTTCTTCGGGCAATCCACTGGATGCCTATGCCAGCAACCTCAATGAACTGGCACGCCAGGGGCGGATCGATCCGCTGGTGGGGCGTGAGCTTGAGGTTGAGCGTGTAGCGCAGATCCTCGCACGTCGTCGCAAGAACAACCCGCTGCTGGTGGGTGAGGCGGGCGTGGGTAAAACCGCGATTGCCGAAGGCCTGGCCAAGCGTATCGTCGACAATCAGGTGCCTGACCTGCTGGCCAACAGCGTCGTCTACTCCCTTGATCTGGGCGCCTTGCTCGCCGGGACCAAGTACCGTGGCGATTTCGAGAAGCGCTTCAAGGCGTTGCTCGGCGAGCTGAAAAAGCGTCCGCAGGCGATCCTGTTTATCGATGAGATCCATACCATCATTGGCGCCGGTGCGGCGTCCGGTGGGGTGATGGATGCCTCCAACCTGCTCAAGCCGCTGTTGTCGTCGGGTGATATCCGTTGCATCGGTTCGACCACGTTCCAGGAATTTCGCGGCATCTTTGAAAAAGACCGTGCCCTGGCGCGCCGTTTCCAGAAAGTCGATGTGTCCGAACCTTCGGTTGAAGACACCATCGGCATTCTGCGCGGGCTCAAGGGGCGCTTCGAGGCGCACCACGGTATCGAATACACCGATGAGGCTCTGCGTGCGGCTGCCGAGCTGGCGTCGCGCTACATCAATGACCGGCACATGCCGGACAAGGCGATTGATGTGATCGACGAGGCGGGTGCCTACCAGCGCCTGCAGCCGGTCGAGAAGCGTGTGAAGCGCATTGATGTGCCTCAGGTCGAGGATATTGTGGCGAAGATTGCGCGGATTCCGCCAAAACACGTCACCAGCTCCGATAAAGAGCTGCTGCGTAACCTGGAGCGTGACCTCAAGCTCACCGTATTCGGTCAGGATGCGGCCATCGACTCGCTGTCTACCGCCATCAAGTTGTCGCGTGCGGGCCTCAAGTCGCCGGACAAACCGGTCGGTTCGTTCCTGTTCGCAGGCCCGACCGGCGTCGGCAAGACCGAAGCGGCGCGTCAGTTGGCCAAGGCCATGGGTATTGAGCTGGTGCGCTTCGACATGTCCGAATACATGGAGCGCCACACGGTGTCGCGCCTGATCGGTGCGCCGCCGGGCTATGTCGGTTTCGACCAGGGCGGCCTGCTGACCGAGGCGATCACCAAGCAGCCGCATTGCGTGTTGCTGCTCGATGAAATCGAGAAGGCGCACCCGGAAGTCTTCAACCTGCTGCTGCAGGTGATGGACCACGGAACCCTGACCGACAACAACGGGCGCAAGGCGGACTTCCGTAACGTGATCGTGATCATGACCACCAACGCCGGTGCCGAAACGGCTGCGCGGGCTTCGATCGGCTTCAGCCATCAGGATCACTCTTCCGATGCGATGGAAGTGATCAAGAAGAGCTTTACGCCGGAGTTCCGTAACCGCCTGGACACCATTATCCAGTTTGGTCGCCTCAGCCATGAGGTCATCAAAAGCGTGGTGGACAAGTTCCTTACCGAGCTTCAAGCGCAGTTGGAAGACAAGCGCGTGCAGCTGGAAGTGACGGACGCGGCACGCAGCTGGCTGGCCGAAGGTGGCTACGACGCGGCAATGGGCGCCCGCCCGATGGCGCGTCTGATCCAGGACAAGATCAAGCGGCCATTGGCCGAAGAGATCCTGTTCGGCGAGCTGTCCGACCATGGTGGCGTGGTGCATATCGATCTGAAGGATGGCGAGCTGACCTTCGATTTCGAGACCACCGCCGAAATGGCCTGA
- the infA gene encoding translation initiation factor IF-1 has protein sequence MSKEDSFEMEGTVVDTLPNTMFRVELENGHVVTAHISGKMRKNYIRILTGDKVRVELTPYDLSKGRITYRAR, from the coding sequence ATGTCGAAAGAAGACAGCTTCGAAATGGAAGGCACTGTCGTCGACACCCTGCCCAACACCATGTTTCGTGTGGAGTTGGAAAATGGGCACGTCGTAACCGCGCATATCTCCGGCAAGATGCGCAAGAACTACATTCGTATTCTTACCGGTGACAAAGTGCGCGTCGAGCTGACGCCCTATGACTTGAGCAAAGGGCGCATCACTTACCGCGCTCGTTAA
- a CDS encoding arginyltransferase produces MTELARLKFYATQPHSCSYLPDEQATTLFLDPSQPMDVHVYADLSEMGFRRSGDHLYRPHCQNCNACVPARIPVAQFAADRNQKRILKRNADLTVTPAKPRFSEEYFDLYQRYIEQRHADGDMFPPSRDQFSTFLVRDLPFSRFYEFRLEGRLVAVAVTDLLPNGLSAVYTFYEPAEERRSLGRFAILWQIGEAMRQELEAVYLGYWIKNCKKMSYKTQYRPIELLINQRWVTLN; encoded by the coding sequence GCCCGACGAGCAGGCCACCACGCTGTTCCTCGACCCCAGCCAGCCAATGGACGTGCATGTGTATGCCGATCTCTCGGAAATGGGTTTTCGGCGCAGCGGCGATCATCTGTACCGGCCTCATTGCCAAAACTGCAATGCGTGCGTCCCGGCACGCATTCCTGTGGCGCAGTTTGCAGCGGACCGCAACCAGAAGCGCATCCTCAAACGCAACGCCGACCTGACGGTTACGCCGGCCAAACCCAGGTTCAGCGAAGAATACTTCGACCTTTACCAGCGCTACATCGAACAACGCCATGCCGACGGCGACATGTTCCCGCCCAGTCGCGACCAGTTTTCCACCTTCCTGGTACGCGATTTGCCTTTTTCGCGCTTCTACGAGTTCCGCCTCGAGGGTCGCCTGGTGGCCGTGGCCGTGACCGATTTGCTGCCTAACGGCCTGTCGGCGGTCTACACCTTTTACGAACCGGCCGAAGAACGCCGCAGCCTCGGGCGCTTCGCCATCCTCTGGCAAATCGGCGAAGCCATGCGCCAGGAACTGGAAGCGGTGTACCTCGGGTACTGGATCAAAAACTGCAAAAAGATGAGCTACAAAACCCAATATCGGCCGATCGAGCTGCTGATTAATCAAAGATGGGTCACGCTTAACTAG